GCTGAGCATGGCCGTGCGCCTGTTGCAGTGCGGCGTCCGTCCACCGCACGTCAATCAGCTGTGGCGCGGCGCTGGCGATGCTGTTGGAGGCGTCAGCGATGATGTCGGCGTAAGGTACATAGGGTTTGATGTCGAGAATCGGCGTGCCGTCGAGCAAATCGATCCCCGAGATGAACAGCCGATGGGCCTCGACCTTGTCCAGCTTCACCACCGACTGCCCGATGCCATTGGGACGGTGGGTCGCACGGGTGGCGAACACGCCCATGGACTTGTTACCGCCCAGACGCGGTGGCCGCACCTTCAGACGCGGCTTTTCTTCCAGCGCCTGATGAAACAGGAACAGCAGCCAGACATGGCTGACCTGCTCCAGCCCTTGCACGGCGTCTCCCTGATCGAACGGCGCCACCAGCTCCAGCACGCCACGGGCGGCGGGGGCCAGTTGCGGCTGGCGCGGGATGGCGAACTTCTCCTTGAAACAGGAGCGCACGAAGCCGATGGGGGAGACGTTGTAAGTCATGGTCTGGAGTCGAGGTGGGAGCGGGGTGGGGATGATAACCCGAGGTGGCCGGGCCGACGCCTTCGCGAGCAAGCCCGCTCCCACAGGGATCTCGAGTGGAGTCCGGTTTTGTGTCAGCCACAAAACCTGTGGGAGCGGGCTTGCTCGCGAAGGTCGCGCCGCCGATTCAGAGCTTGTGGCGCAGATCAGCCGCGAACGCGCAGGGTCAAACCCTTGAGGAAGTTGCGCAGCAACTGGTCGCCGCACGCGCGGTAGTTGGTGTGGCCGACCTTGCGGAACAGTGCGCTCAGCTCAGGCTTGGACACCGGGAACTCGGCTGCCTTGAGGATCGCGTGCATGTCGTCTTCCTTGAGTTCGAAGGCCACGCGCAGCTTCTTCAGGATGATGTTGTTGGTTACCGGCACTTCGATCGGCTGCGGCGGACGGCTTTCGTCCTTGCCGCGCTTGAACACCACCAGACCGTCGAGGAAGTGCACCATGACTTCGTCCGGGCAGCGCACGAAGCCTTCTTCGTCTTCTTCTTTCTTGTCGAGGTACGCGACGACGTCTTTCAGCTCCACGTCCAGGCCGCCGAGCTTGATGATCTCGATGACTTTCTTGTCGCTGATGTCGAGCATGTAGCGCACGCTACGCAATACGTCGTTATGAATCATGTGGGTAATCCTGATAATCGTTGTGGGCAGCACGCAGGCGCGCTGCCGGAATGTGTGGCGGCAGTGGAAGCCTTAGAACTTCTCTTTGCCGGACAGGTAGCGCCATTGGCCCACCGGAACCTTGCCAATCGACACGCCGCCGATGCGGATGCGGCGGATGCCGACGACCTTCAGGCCAACCGCTTCACAGAACTGGGCGATGATCCCCGGCTGCGGGTTCTTCATGGCGAAACGCAGGCGGTTTTCGTTCTGCCAGCTGGCCTTCACCGGCGGCAGCTCCTTGCCCTTGTGGGTGAGACCGTGCTGCAGGCGATTGAGG
The Pseudomonas fluorescens genome window above contains:
- the tsaA gene encoding tRNA (N6-threonylcarbamoyladenosine(37)-N6)-methyltransferase TrmO, encoding MTYNVSPIGFVRSCFKEKFAIPRQPQLAPAARGVLELVAPFDQGDAVQGLEQVSHVWLLFLFHQALEEKPRLKVRPPRLGGNKSMGVFATRATHRPNGIGQSVVKLDKVEAHRLFISGIDLLDGTPILDIKPYVPYADIIADASNSIASAAPQLIDVRWTDAALQQAHGHAQRLGEPLVELIEQCLAQDPRPAYQTPTPEREYGAQFWDLDVRWHYPTPEQICVLEVIPASA
- a CDS encoding DUF1456 family protein — its product is MIHNDVLRSVRYMLDISDKKVIEIIKLGGLDVELKDVVAYLDKKEEDEEGFVRCPDEVMVHFLDGLVVFKRGKDESRPPQPIEVPVTNNIILKKLRVAFELKEDDMHAILKAAEFPVSKPELSALFRKVGHTNYRACGDQLLRNFLKGLTLRVRG